Proteins from one Triticum aestivum cultivar Chinese Spring chromosome 7A, IWGSC CS RefSeq v2.1, whole genome shotgun sequence genomic window:
- the LOC123148966 gene encoding uncharacterized vacuolar membrane protein YML018C, with protein MGSSAVQRDSVSAPGNMECADDPGSSSSSRSKWGNMMRNDTWRWCLGLIYIVAIAGIWIAASYIVQSVVDGGVSPFLITYICNSLFIVYIPIVEFARYFEDSIDNLWSKLKGKDGADLQQLADLESVNLLQRSGQEGNAASPLSEDNLTSNANFPIHTELGVADCSKGLDAKGRWTRARTARVSMLVCPFWFLAQLTFNLSLRYTTVTSNTILSSTSTLFTFLVALVFLGETFTWLKLISVLLCIAGTIIVSLADSGSTLNAVATNPLLGDFLSIVSAGLYAVYITLIRKKLPDEKEGQGQVSMAQFLGFLGLFNMLFFLPVALVLNFAKLEPFHTLTWEQVGLIVGKGLLDNVLSDYLWAKAILLTTTTVATAGLTIQVPIAALVDTLTGHAPQLLNYIGAAAVLVGFAGINIPSDVLQPSHHQQDQQEAPIVSIVDDSHHSSSDRNSTDAVS; from the exons ATGGGCTCCTCCGCCGTCCAGCGCGACTCCGTCTCCGCGCCAG GAAACATGGAGTGTGCTGATGACcccggcagcagcagcagtagcagaagcaAGTGGGGCAACATGATGAGAAACGACACTTGGAGGTGGTGTTTAGGGCTGATTTACATCGTCGCTATCGCGGGCATATGGATCGCTGCGAGCTACATCGTTCAGTCTGTCGTGGATGGCGGTGTTTCCCCCTTCTTGATCACGTACATATGCAATTCTCTGTTTATTGTCTACATCCCCATAGTTGAGTTCGCTCGCTACTTCGAGGATTCTATCGACAACCTGTGGTCAAAGTTGAAAGGCAAGGATGGCGCAGACCTGCAGCAGCTTGCGGATCTGGAGAGTGTGAATCTTCTACAGAGAAGCGGGCAGGAGGGCAATGCAGCCTCACCCCTGTCAGAAGACAATTTGACTTCAAATGCGAACTTCCCTATCCATACAGAGCTAGGTGTTGCAGATTGCAGCAAGGGGTTGGATGCAAAAGGGCGCTGGACGCGTGCTCGTACAGCCAGAGTCAGCATGCTAGTCTGCCCTTTTTGGTTTCTCGCACAGCTTACATTCAATCTGTCTCTAAGATACACCACTGTTACA TCAAACACGATCCTGAGCAGCACGTCTACCCTCTTCACTTTCCTGGTTGCATTGGTATTTCTTGGAGAAACATTCACATGGTTGAAGCTGATCAGTGTGCTTCTCTGCATAGCAGGAACAATTATAGTTAGTCTTGCTGATTCAGGCAGTACACTGAATGCTGTTGCCACAAATCCTCTTCTTGGAGACTTCCTTTCTATTGTTTCAGCTGGCTTATATGCCGTGTATATCACCTTGATACGGAAAAAGTTGCCTGATGAGAAAGAAGGTCAAGGCCAAGTGAGTATGGCTCAGTTTCTTGGATTCCTGGGACTGTTCAATATGTTGTTTTTCCTTCCCGTTGCGTTGGTGCTAAATTTTGCCAAGCTGGAGCCGTTCCACACACTGACATGGGAGCAAGTTGGCCTGATTGTTGGGAAAG GTTTGTTAGATAATGTTCTAAGTGACTACTTATGGGCAAAAGCAATTCTTCTCACAACAACCACCGTTGCTACAGCCGGTCTCACGATCCAAGTTCCTATTGCTGCCCTTGTGGACACGCTCACTGGTCATGCTCCCCAACTGCTGAACTACATCGGAGCTGCTGCTGTATTAGTCGGTTTTGCTGGCATCAACATCCCATCCGATGTGCTACAGCCTTCTCACCACCAGCAGGACCAGCAGGAAGCACCCATTGTTAGCATTGTTGATGACTCGCATCATTCGTCCAGTGATAGGAATTCTACCGATGCTGTTTCATAG